The following proteins are encoded in a genomic region of Dioscorea cayenensis subsp. rotundata cultivar TDr96_F1 chromosome 8, TDr96_F1_v2_PseudoChromosome.rev07_lg8_w22 25.fasta, whole genome shotgun sequence:
- the LOC120267800 gene encoding vascular-related unknown protein 1 isoform X2 codes for MENSMSSSSMNRALFSKEAKSSEESGWTWYFEEDFMEKREEDDGNSSASFCLSSSMVSDAASYAAWKSSVPVDGVCQSLSFKKRKTIVNLDDDSLEDTASSPANSPKVSELSQRRNDDKKDDVSEEKHDVNGLDFIESTNEYTELQKRGLCLVPLSMFLNYI; via the exons atggAGAATTCAATGAGCTCTTCCTCCATGAACAGAGCTCTGTTTTCTAAAGAAGCCAAGAGTTCAGAGGAGAGTGGATGGACGTGGTACTTTGAAGAGGATTTCAtggagaaaagagaagaggatGATGGAAACTCTTCAGCTAGTTTCTGTTTATCTTCTTCAATGGTCTCTGATGCTGCTTCTTATGCTGCATGGAAATCTTCAGTTCCTGTTGATGGTGTTTGTCAGAGTTTGAGCTTCAAGAAGAGAAAAACTATAGTGAATTTGGATGATGATTCTTTAGAAGATACTGCTAGTTCTCCTGCTAATAGTCCTAAG GTTAGTGAGTTGAGCCAAAGAAGGAATGATGACAAGAAGGATGATGTTTCAGAG gagAAGCATGATGTGAATGGATTGGATTTCATTGAGAGCACAAATGAATATACAGAGTTGCAGAAAAGAGGACTTTGTTTGGTTCCTTTGTCCATGTTTCTGAATTACATTTGA
- the LOC120267800 gene encoding vascular-related unknown protein 1 isoform X1, translating into MENSMSSSSMNRALFSKEAKSSEESGWTWYFEEDFMEKREEDDGNSSASFCLSSSMVSDAASYAAWKSSVPVDGVCQSLSFKKRKTIVNLDDDSLEDTASSPANSPKQVSELSQRRNDDKKDDVSEEKHDVNGLDFIESTNEYTELQKRGLCLVPLSMFLNYI; encoded by the exons atggAGAATTCAATGAGCTCTTCCTCCATGAACAGAGCTCTGTTTTCTAAAGAAGCCAAGAGTTCAGAGGAGAGTGGATGGACGTGGTACTTTGAAGAGGATTTCAtggagaaaagagaagaggatGATGGAAACTCTTCAGCTAGTTTCTGTTTATCTTCTTCAATGGTCTCTGATGCTGCTTCTTATGCTGCATGGAAATCTTCAGTTCCTGTTGATGGTGTTTGTCAGAGTTTGAGCTTCAAGAAGAGAAAAACTATAGTGAATTTGGATGATGATTCTTTAGAAGATACTGCTAGTTCTCCTGCTAATAGTCCTAAG CAGGTTAGTGAGTTGAGCCAAAGAAGGAATGATGACAAGAAGGATGATGTTTCAGAG gagAAGCATGATGTGAATGGATTGGATTTCATTGAGAGCACAAATGAATATACAGAGTTGCAGAAAAGAGGACTTTGTTTGGTTCCTTTGTCCATGTTTCTGAATTACATTTGA